The nucleotide window GGGTTCAAACCATTGTAAAAACTTTACACTTGAATCCACAAAGGTAATCCATGATGAGGACACATTCTCAACAGATCCTTAAATCTCTCTCGTATATCATAAAGCGTCTCAAGATCAAATTGAGCAAAAGAATAgatgtcattcctcaacttagtttGTTTTAGTCGGTGGAAAGTACTTCATCAAAACCTTTTTAGTCATCTAAGCCCAAGTGGTAATGGAACCCCATGGAAGTGAATTCAACCACTATTTTGTCTTATTCCTCAAAAAGAATAAGAACAACCACaagcgtatggcatcatcagtCACATCGTTGATCTTAAATGTGTCGCAGATCTTCaaaaagttggctaaatgagttCGAATTTTCATCTTGTAACCCATCAAACTGAACATATTATTACACCATTTGAATTGTGTTCGGCTTAATCTCAAAATTATTTGTAACAACAGTCggtctaacaatactcgattcaacCTCAATCAGAGTAGGCTTAGTTTAGTCATATATAGTCCAAGGAGCAGGACGTGCAGGAAGTTGCAGATTACCAATATTATTATCCATCTCTATAGTAATGCCATTTTGCTCTTGATCGTTTATGAAAACATGTTGTTGACCTTGCCTTGCTTTTCTAACCTTTTTTCGATTTATGCGAGTAGTTTTTTCGATCTCACTGTAAAAAAATGAATGGTTCCAACGGATTGCCTCTAGATATAAACCAAAAAACCTATaagaatcaaacaaaaaaaaaacagaatttaaaaattaaattaaaaatagaagtattaaaattaaaatgaaaaatgactAATTAGtagaaataaaattttcctaataTTCTAGTCCCCGATAACGACACAAAAAACTTGATGATCACGAAATTAACAAAAAATTTGACTAACGCaaatgcacctatcaattaatggAATAATTACGGTGAGTAAATATATCGTTCCCATGAGGACtacaagtactagtaattaccgtctttctattatttaaccgattaattcaaatgattagttaaaactaaaattaactaatttaattaactaacaaACATGACAAAgaacaaaacacaaaaataatcGGATAACAATCAAGAAGCaaaacaatacccaggaaagaatctgtctagatttcatctgtcactattaatctaaattacacaatttctttacttagcacattgatttgtaaaaatccctaaattatgctaatatctctttcgagcataagaacaactgactctaggttgatttattgaaatttatttctaattaaaacccctattatcacattaactcatgctatggattctcctattagatttgactctaatctgatagttttatgtcgtcctatttctaggattgcatacaactccactcaattacgcaTGATTTAATCTTAAACAGGGTTTATTCAACCACCGATTTAAGCACATCGAACATGGATCAAAACTCTAGAAATATTAaatcaagaattaagcacacataattgagaataagacACTAAGaatttattgcgtaaaataaaaaaaatcaaacgaCAAAATCCATCATAGGATTCATCCCCCCTAAGTATTTAGAAATTAGTTAATgcttgaaaataaatgaaatattcaAGATACATTATAacagaaagaaataaagaaactcatgataacTTCCTAAGAAATCAACTACGAATCTTAAATCTTGGCGGAAATCTGCTTCAAAATCGGCTTCACTGACAttttttgagttgttttcttgagtatttTCTGACGGTCATCtcttatcttcttatttttgtcatatatacgtCTTAGAATGctcgaaaaacctaaaaatcatgATTTTTTGTTGTTTAGTGTGTAATCCTGTGAAATCGCCACGATCTACAACATGACCATATCGTTCACATAGCCATGTGGTCTAGCAGTGTGAAATGATTCAACCCGTATGGCTCCTTCAACTTGCTCCAATGCTCCGGTTTTCACTCATTTTTCactccttttgctcccaaataCTCTATTAAGTATAAAAATAGGAATTTAAAATATTAGGAGTATAAAATTCACAATAAACATCGGATAATCACCCAAAAATGTGTTAAAAATGAGATGAAAATATGTTACTTTCAGCACTTGTCAATAAATTTGACAGTTTTCCTAAACTTAATTTCCAAAACTTTTttgaaacaaacaaaatataaatattttcacaattattattttatttattcatttataaaactaaaatttgaatattaattataattcaacaaacaacattaataaaaaatggaaaagaaaagcaATATCATAACAATTTGACAGTAATATAAAAACATTGaaatattaatcatttctttcataattGCCAGAAAACAATTTCATCATAGCATAGTAAACATGCTCATCACTCAAATGTCAAGTTGTATAGTAATTTTTTAGCAATATTTATTGGCAATTTCATAAAACATTAACAATGCAATTTTATAAGCGCACGACACTCTACTTCctctttttataaatttataaattcttAAAAGCAATGACCAATAATTGTTAAGTGAAGGAATGCTGAAAGCTTACATGAAATCAATAAACAAATATAGGTTATGTAAACAAGTGCAATGAAACAAGATTATAATCAATACAAAAGAGATGTAGAATGCTTGGACAAGTTGAGGACTGATATTAATTCCTTGTTGAAGTGACACTTTGGACAACAATAATATCtgaaattcaaagtaaaacagtAAGTGATTACATGTCCATTAGCTTATAGTGAAGAATTCTTCCATTAACGAAGGGGAATAAAGTTGAAGAATAAATTTTTCTTCATTAATATCCTCTTCCACCACAGAATTCTCGTTAAACGTCATTCTGGACAATTTTTAACTGCTTCTTTGCAACTTTGAGAGTATCTTTCCATATGTAATGGACAACATGTACACAACacaaaataaataacataaactCAACATACACACAGCACAAATGCAAGATGTCTTGACATCATATGTTAATCATTAAATTGATTAGAACCCATTTTTCtacaaatttaaaatgttaaacacATTTCTTGCTTTGACTTGAAATTACCAGCCCCTTCTGTTTTGACCACATTTTCAACCTTTGGCTTCTTCAAAGTATTCACTTCAACTTTGATTTCCATATCGATTGCAGGAGAGACGACCTCACATTTTGTTACAATCAAACATCTGAAAACCCATAACAGTTTTGATTATCGAGTTCTAGAAACTATATCATATAGGACAAATTTGATGAGAATGACATAAAAGGTATAATCAAGAATCCTTACAAGACCTGTGTTTTGGGTATTACCTGAACTTATAGCAGATAACATATTTGATGAAAAGATGGCTCTCACTTTCATCGTTCCATCACTAGCATTAAACCTTCAAACAAAACCCATGAATTTTAGCTATTAAGTAGTTTAAGAAAAACGGAAAACATAAAAGCAAGTAAAAGATCATGGGAATTAAGAATATGAAACGATGGCCAATGAGCTTGAGGTCTAAAACCAGGACGACGATCTCAGAGGAAGAATCTGGAGATGGGTCCGTCAGTGTCACTGATATTGCATCGTAGGTCACCGTTGATATTACCGGTGAGGGACAAGAGTCCAAGGAGAGAGGAGTGAAGAGGGGAGAAAGACGTGAAGAAAAGGAAGCGTAAAATGACAACAGGGGATAAGTCAGCGGAAAATATGAAAAACATTTTTTTGGAATAATTTTTGCTCCAACTGAACACACGTTGGGTTTTTTAccttaataagaaaataattatcaaaacaaaatatactaaaaattatttaggAAAATAGGTAGCCGTGTGTGACCCGATAAACTAAGAATAAGGTAAAAATTGTAAAGATCACGTGATATAAAAATTGGAGGAATATTGATATATTGGTTCGAAGGCCACCTTAAACTTGACATAGGTATATTGGCTTCACTACATTGGATGGTGTGTTTCAAAGGAAATGGATTGCAGATTCAATTTTTCATCAGAAATATCAAAAACACAAACTTCTTTAGTTTTCTCTTCTAATCATGTTCCCGTACAATGCAATTGTGTCCTTGGTGTATGCAGAAAGGTATTTTTGTTGGTTCTATACCACCTTCCACGGGCAAGGTGTATCGATGAGCTACATAATTAGCCACCTTCACACTTAACAATATCAAGTGCAACGTAATAAATTGTTGGGTTTTTCCATTAACAACTCTTTTTAAGCTtcttttattataaataaaaataaattcgaTTTCTTACCATGAATAAAATTCTCTTATCATTTGTCTCAACAAATCAAATAATAACTTAGACATTCATTTTCGTTAATCATAATCTTAAAACAAGTAATGATTTCTCAAATTTTGCTTTAATTAATGCATGTTTAAACCAAACGAAAACCAACCATTGACACACAAATTAATTGAATCGAGATAAAAATCAATTGAACCAGATTTgatattcttttaataattattttaaaaaattaatgggACCGGTTCCGCAACTTTTAAAAGCCCGGTAATAGACATGGATAAAAATGAATCGGAATCGACTCATTTAACCCTGTACCAAATAATTTTCCATAATCTAAAAGCACAAGAGTAAATGCCAGTATAAAACTCCTTAGTAATGCAGGACCAGTGAAGAGAAATACTGGTTTGAGCTTCAGTACATCTAAATACATTTGTCTAAAGCCAGAATACATAAAAGTCTGAATACATAATTCCAGATGACACATACTAGAAACCCACAAGATGGTGGATTCTGAGACCAGCAAAAGCTTATGCATACTACTTGGGATGAATACTACCGACCGGATCAGGGAAAAGCAGTTCGAAATAAATCCCATTCGAAATAATGTCAAGCAACTGGGACTTACCTGCaaaaatatctgatttatttcatGACTGATCTTCATCTGACCTTGACCGCGTCAGGCGTCTGCGTCTCCTTGGGCTTGGGGATGCGTCTTCACCTACATCACTTATTACACGCACATCATCTTCATCGTCGTCATCTTGCAAACCCAAGAGATTCTCGCCCCAAAGGAACCTCCGCTCAGATACAGCTCCTCCAGGGTGTCGATGCCTTGACCAAACCCTGGACCTGGCTCTTGATTCACCAACATTGTCGACTGAACCAATCTGAAACAGAAAGAAAGTAGTCCACCATGGTGAACTCGCTTCACCGGTGCTATTCTCCCTTCGAGCTGCCAACCTATCTCCATTCTCAATAACATAGTCTCCAACCACAAGGGCACCAGGCATGGCAGATCTAATAGCACTTACAATGTCACCGTATTCTCTTTGGTGCTCAAGGCGGCGCCAGGCTCGTTCTCTGGATGGGTCAATATCTGAAGGTCGTATTGTCGGATGGACTCTCCTGGCATGCCGACGCAATTCCTGGTAACTTCCAGAGTAGGAGCAAGATTCCCTAGAACAAGTTCTCTTCTTCGAATTTAGATACTTTCTGGCCTCTTCCACAACCTCCCAGCGAAGTACGTTCCCTCGGCAATGAGGGCATTTCAACCTAGATTTAAAATTCTCAGCATCTACATCTTCGGATTCAGATCTTCCCCGGAAGGAATAAGAGTCTGCTATTTCTATAATACCTTCTCCTTGTGAATCAAGATTCCTAGTTGACTCTCGGATATTATCTTCTGATCCTCCTGCCATGCTATTGGTTTCACTCAGATTTTGACTTCCATTACCTTCAACAAAATCAGTTCTTAATGCCAAGTTCAAATCAAAAGTACTAGAATTCGGAGGGTTTAGGGGGAAGGGATGAGGTAATATTGGACTCTTACTAGAATTAGCCCTTAATTTTTTAAATCGGTCTAGGCAATTTGAATGCCTGTAACTTGTGTCACAAATGTAAGATCTGCAACCCTTGTCGTGCGAGCTGCACAGCAGGAGAACAGCATTATGTGGATGGTCCATGCAGATTGGACATGAGACTTCATCCAGTTCTTTATGGAGAGCACGGACATCCAAATCAGTAATTATTCTTCGTTTAACACCAGCCATCTTGAACATGCTGTGTAAAGTTACTCAGCATATTGAATTCATCAGGTAACAGGAAAAATAGTCCATTAATCAAAGGATAAACTAGACAACGAACATTATAAACTGCAAAACTAGCACCGTGCACGGAGAATTTTCAGAAGTCTCCATACCAAGGTATAAAAGATGGCAGCATGTCAAACAATAGAAAAGAAGCAGACCATAAAATACACCAAAGGTcccataaaaagaaaaagaaaaaaaaaaaggaaacccGAAAACATTCCCAGAAACCCCAACATCTTTATTTCTTGGAAAGGCATGGTGCAGAAGGGAAACGGAATGAAAATTCTCTAGTTTCCTTGACTTCCACACAAATAGTGACCAAACTCAATCTCAGGTACAAAATACGGCTCATTTCAAAAACCTTGTAGGGATCAACCACCGGCACCGGCAAGATATTATAAAGTCCTCCAGTaagttccccccccccccccaaaacacacacacacacacacaaggCAATTAAAATTAGGTGCATCATATAAGTCTGAACAAGCAGCATCAGCTATGAACTATTTTAGCTCATTTGTTCATAATGCCAGATTTAGAGTCCACTGAAAAGTTTATTTTTACCTAGAGCCACTAAACATAAAGTAAACCTAGATGCCCATATGAATTATAAACAACAGCAACGTGGACGAGTGATAAATATGCCAACCTACAAATGGGAGACATGCCACGCACTGTCAATAATTTCATAACATAAAGAGATTAATTCGTCTATATCTTAACATAAACTTACCAGGACACTGAACTTTGAATATATTTCCTACCGCAGTCTTCTGTAATCTGTATCTCTGAGAGACGCAAACTGAAAACTATAGAATCGTCACTTGTTAACTTGTACAAAGAAAATCAGATGACAAATCCTGATGCAAAGCTCCAAAGCACTGAACAATATAATGCAATGTAAAAAGTCCTAGAAAACTTGATCAAATAGAACCCTTGAATAA belongs to Gossypium arboreum isolate Shixiya-1 chromosome 7, ASM2569848v2, whole genome shotgun sequence and includes:
- the LOC108453074 gene encoding uncharacterized protein LOC108453074 isoform X1, with the protein product MFKMAGVKRRIITDLDVRALHKELDEVSCPICMDHPHNAVLLLCSSHDKGCRSYICDTSYRHSNCLDRFKKLRANSSKSPILPHPFPLNPPNSSTFDLNLALRTDFVEGNGSQNLSETNSMAGGSEDNIRESTRNLDSQGEGIIEIADSYSFRGRSESEDVDAENFKSRLKCPHCRGNVLRWEVVEEARKYLNSKKRTCSRESCSYSGSYQELRRHARRVHPTIRPSDIDPSRERAWRRLEHQREYGDIVSAIRSAMPGALVVGDYVIENGDRLAARRENSTGEASSPWWTTFFLFQIGSVDNVGESRARSRVWSRHRHPGGAVSERRFLWGENLLGLQDDDDEDDVRVISDVGEDASPSPRRRRRLTRSRSDEDQS
- the LOC108453074 gene encoding uncharacterized protein LOC108453074 isoform X2, with product MFKMAGVKRRIITDLDVRALHKELDEVSCPICMDHPHNAVLLLCSSHDKGCRSYICDTSYRHSNCLDRFKKLRANSSNGSQNLSETNSMAGGSEDNIRESTRNLDSQGEGIIEIADSYSFRGRSESEDVDAENFKSRLKCPHCRGNVLRWEVVEEARKYLNSKKRTCSRESCSYSGSYQELRRHARRVHPTIRPSDIDPSRERAWRRLEHQREYGDIVSAIRSAMPGALVVGDYVIENGDRLAARRENSTGEASSPWWTTFFLFQIGSVDNVGESRARSRVWSRHRHPGGAVSERRFLWGENLLGLQDDDDEDDVRVISDVGEDASPSPRRRRRLTRSRSDEDQS